In Thauera sedimentorum, a single genomic region encodes these proteins:
- a CDS encoding ChaN family lipoprotein, which yields MKAILLVPLLLATACMSAVPTDDATIRGAACVPDAAWVAPGGGQLDHGLLLDGLARNGVVLLGERHDSMAHHRWQLDTLAALYARQPDMVIGLEMFPRRVQPALDAWVRGELDEDEFLARSDWAKVWRMDAALYMDIFRFARNHRIPLQALNVDQGLTRAVSRAGYDAVPENEREGVGRPAEPSPAYADWLHAIQRAHHPQGADGGEQARRRFVEAQLVWDRAMAEAIVAARHTRPEALVVGIIGSGHLRHGWGVPHQLASLGMPQAAVLLPWDRDSACTDLVAGLAMAVYGIGAETKTGAPAGRPSMSTAGRTKAAGEVGT from the coding sequence ATGAAAGCGATCCTGCTCGTCCCCCTGCTGCTCGCGACCGCCTGCATGAGCGCCGTACCCACCGACGACGCCACGATACGCGGCGCGGCCTGCGTACCCGACGCCGCCTGGGTCGCCCCGGGCGGCGGCCAGCTGGACCACGGACTGCTGCTCGACGGCCTGGCGCGCAACGGCGTGGTCCTGCTCGGCGAACGCCACGACAGCATGGCGCACCACCGCTGGCAGCTCGACACCCTGGCCGCGCTTTACGCGCGCCAGCCGGACATGGTGATCGGCCTGGAGATGTTCCCCCGCCGGGTGCAGCCGGCCCTGGACGCCTGGGTGCGCGGCGAGCTCGACGAAGACGAGTTCCTCGCGCGCAGCGACTGGGCGAAGGTGTGGCGCATGGATGCCGCGCTCTACATGGACATCTTCCGCTTCGCCCGCAACCACCGCATCCCGCTGCAGGCGCTCAACGTGGACCAGGGCCTGACCCGGGCAGTGAGCCGCGCCGGCTATGACGCGGTACCCGAGAACGAGCGCGAAGGCGTGGGCCGCCCCGCGGAACCCTCACCGGCCTACGCCGACTGGCTGCACGCCATCCAGCGCGCCCATCACCCGCAAGGAGCCGACGGCGGCGAGCAGGCCCGGCGCCGCTTCGTCGAAGCGCAGCTGGTCTGGGACCGCGCCATGGCCGAAGCCATCGTCGCCGCACGCCACACCCGGCCTGAGGCCCTGGTGGTGGGCATCATCGGCAGCGGCCACCTGCGCCACGGCTGGGGCGTGCCGCACCAGCTGGCCAGCCTGGGCATGCCGCAGGCGGCGGTGCTGCTGCCCTGGGATCGCGACAGTGCGTGCACCGACCTGGTGGCCGGCCTGGCGATGGCCGTGTATGGCATCGGCGCCGAAACGAAAACGGGCGCCCCCGCGGGACGCCCGTCGATGAGCACGGCCGGCCGCACCAAGGCGGCCGGCGAGGTCGGGACCTAG
- a CDS encoding DUF3299 domain-containing protein — protein sequence MRFPRLALAALLTLCAAMSAAHAQKAAGQPGYQVGDRLAPAAGADKAGFTEIEWDDLLPADWNPQALFDDVNLDAMEDNDPRAIDLMRRLREEWDRAPVVQAMNGRRIRLPGFVVPLEGDGKTVREFLLVPYFGACIHVPPPPANQLIHVMPDQPIPGEWNMVPVWVSGVLTVARIESELGNAGYQLRAIKVEEYVEPAAKAR from the coding sequence ATGCGTTTCCCGCGCCTTGCCCTTGCCGCCTTGCTCACCCTCTGCGCCGCCATGTCTGCCGCTCACGCGCAGAAGGCCGCCGGCCAGCCCGGTTATCAGGTCGGTGACCGCCTGGCGCCGGCCGCGGGCGCCGACAAGGCCGGCTTCACCGAGATCGAATGGGACGACCTGCTGCCCGCCGACTGGAATCCGCAGGCCCTGTTCGACGATGTGAACCTTGACGCCATGGAGGACAACGATCCGCGCGCCATCGACCTGATGCGCCGGCTGCGCGAGGAGTGGGACCGCGCCCCGGTGGTGCAGGCCATGAACGGCCGGCGCATCCGGCTGCCCGGTTTCGTCGTGCCGCTGGAAGGCGACGGCAAGACGGTGCGCGAGTTCCTGCTGGTGCCCTATTTCGGCGCCTGCATCCACGTGCCGCCCCCACCGGCCAACCAGCTCATCCACGTGATGCCGGACCAGCCGATCCCGGGCGAGTGGAACATGGTGCCGGTGTGGGTCAGCGGCGTGCTCACCGTGGCGCGCATCGAATCGGAACTGGGTAACGCGGGCTATCAGCTGCGCGCGATCAAGGTGGAGGAGTACGTCGAGCCGGCGGCGAAAGCCAGATAG
- a CDS encoding ABC transporter permease, which yields MKAPLWHLTWRSIANRRLTALLTVISVALAVALLLGVERLRHDARAGFAATISGTDLVVGARSGPVQLLLYSVFHIGNATNNVSWQSVEAIAALPDVDWLVPLSLGDSHRGFRVVGTTAGFFEHYRHGRDQALAMAAGRPFGEVFEAVVGAEVAERLGYRVGQSIVVSHGSGEVSFAEHDDKPFTVVGVLARTGTPVDRSVLVSLEGIEAIHVDWAGGARLPGVRIAAEHVRKFDLSPKSVTAALVGLKSRVAVFRVQRRINDWPAEPLLAVLPGATLQELWGVVAVAERALLAVSALVVAVGLAGLVAVVVASLGERRRELAILRALGASPGQVFRLLALESLMLSLAGCVLGIMLLSAAVAVVGPWLGAHYGLPLSAGWPSVAEWRLLGAVLAVALLASLVPGWRAYRYSLADGMTIRI from the coding sequence ATGAAGGCGCCGCTGTGGCACCTGACCTGGCGCAGCATCGCCAACCGCCGGCTCACCGCGCTGCTCACGGTGATCTCGGTGGCGCTCGCGGTGGCCCTGCTGCTGGGTGTGGAGCGCCTGCGCCATGACGCGCGTGCCGGTTTCGCCGCCACCATCTCCGGCACCGACCTGGTGGTCGGCGCGCGCAGCGGGCCGGTGCAGCTGCTGCTGTACTCGGTGTTCCATATCGGCAACGCCACCAACAACGTGTCCTGGCAGAGCGTCGAGGCCATCGCCGCGCTGCCGGATGTCGACTGGCTGGTGCCGCTGTCGCTCGGTGATTCGCACCGCGGCTTCCGCGTGGTCGGCACCACGGCGGGCTTCTTCGAGCATTACCGCCACGGGCGCGACCAGGCGCTGGCGATGGCCGCCGGCCGCCCGTTCGGCGAGGTGTTCGAGGCGGTGGTCGGTGCCGAGGTGGCCGAACGCCTCGGTTATCGCGTCGGCCAGTCCATCGTGGTCAGCCACGGCAGCGGCGAGGTGAGCTTTGCCGAGCACGACGACAAGCCCTTCACCGTGGTCGGCGTGCTGGCGCGCACCGGCACGCCGGTGGACCGCTCGGTGCTGGTGAGCCTGGAGGGCATCGAGGCCATCCATGTCGACTGGGCTGGCGGCGCCCGCCTGCCGGGCGTGCGGATCGCCGCCGAGCATGTGCGCAAGTTCGACCTGTCGCCCAAGAGCGTGACCGCCGCGCTGGTCGGGCTGAAGTCGCGGGTCGCGGTGTTCCGCGTGCAGCGCCGGATCAACGACTGGCCCGCCGAGCCTCTGCTGGCGGTGCTGCCCGGCGCCACCCTGCAGGAGTTGTGGGGCGTGGTGGCGGTTGCCGAGCGCGCCTTGCTGGCGGTGTCGGCGCTGGTGGTGGCGGTGGGGCTGGCCGGGTTGGTGGCGGTGGTGGTCGCCAGCCTGGGCGAACGCCGGCGCGAACTGGCCATCCTGCGCGCGCTGGGCGCCAGCCCGGGGCAGGTGTTCCGCCTGCTCGCGCTGGAGAGCCTGATGCTCAGCCTGGCCGGCTGCGTCCTCGGTATCATGCTGCTTTCCGCCGCGGTGGCCGTCGTCGGGCCGTGGCTGGGGGCGCACTACGGTCTGCCGCTGTCCGCCGGCTGGCCCTCGGTTGCGGAGTGGCGCCTGCTGGGCGCGGTGCTCGCCGTGGCCTTGCTGGCCAGCCTGGTGCCGGGCTGGCGCGCCTACCGTTACTCGCTTGCCGACGGCATGACCATCAGGATCTGA
- a CDS encoding metal ABC transporter ATP-binding protein: MLRLEDLTLGYDRHPAVHHLNVDVPAGALVAVVGPNGAGKSTLLKGVAGELRALGGHIRRSGEPDARIAYLPQRGELDTSFPVSVFEMVAMGLWHEIGAFGRVRASHVHRIERALAAVSLSGFESRPIGSLSGGQMQRVRFARLILQDAPLILLDEPFAALDARTVADLMQLILSWHREGRTILTVVHDLDQVRRHFPTCLLLAREPVAYGPTAEVLTEPLLTRARQLSEAFDEQAAVCHRDEHAHADEVHA, translated from the coding sequence ATGCTCCGCCTGGAAGATCTCACCCTCGGCTACGACCGCCATCCGGCGGTGCACCACCTGAACGTGGATGTCCCTGCCGGCGCGCTGGTCGCCGTGGTCGGCCCCAACGGCGCCGGCAAATCCACCCTGCTCAAGGGCGTGGCCGGAGAACTGCGCGCGCTCGGCGGCCATATCCGGCGAAGCGGCGAGCCCGACGCCCGCATCGCCTACCTGCCGCAGCGCGGCGAGCTGGACACCAGCTTTCCGGTATCGGTGTTCGAGATGGTGGCCATGGGCCTGTGGCACGAGATCGGCGCCTTCGGCCGCGTTCGCGCATCGCATGTGCACCGCATCGAGCGGGCGCTCGCCGCGGTGAGCCTGTCCGGCTTCGAGTCCCGGCCGATCGGCTCGCTGTCCGGCGGGCAGATGCAGCGCGTGCGCTTTGCCCGCCTGATCCTGCAGGACGCGCCGCTGATCCTGCTCGACGAACCCTTTGCCGCGCTCGACGCGCGCACCGTGGCCGACCTGATGCAGTTGATCCTCTCCTGGCATCGCGAGGGGCGCACCATCCTCACCGTGGTGCACGACCTCGACCAGGTACGCCGCCACTTCCCCACCTGCCTGCTGCTGGCCCGCGAGCCGGTGGCCTACGGCCCCACCGCCGAGGTGCTCACCGAACCGCTGCTCACCCGCGCACGGCAACTCTCCGAGGCCTTCGACGAGCAGGCCGCGGTGTGCCACCGCGACGAGCACGCCCACGCCGACGAGGTGCACGCATGA
- a CDS encoding metal ABC transporter solute-binding protein, Zn/Mn family, translating to MRKFFSFIALSAMLLAGTPHAAQAGKMEVVASFSILADLVAEVGGEHVSVHALVGPDEDAHGFQPRPSDARRIGAATLVVANGLGFDSWMERLARSAGHQRPVLVASRGIHELRNDHGSAHDHDHGHKHAHGVDPHAWQDVANTIVYVRNIAEGLSAADPDAAASYRANAERYVAELQALDAEIRSALAALPAERRKLITSHDAFAYFGRAYDVRFLAAQGVATEAEPSAKGIARLIRQIRAEKVPAAFLENVTDQRLVERIRSESGARLGGTLYSDALSAADGPAPSYVAMMRHNLATLLGGLTAD from the coding sequence ATGCGCAAGTTCTTCAGCTTCATCGCCCTGTCCGCCATGCTTCTCGCCGGCACACCGCACGCGGCCCAGGCCGGCAAGATGGAGGTGGTGGCCAGCTTCTCCATCCTCGCCGATCTGGTTGCGGAAGTCGGCGGCGAGCATGTCAGCGTGCATGCCCTGGTCGGCCCGGACGAGGACGCGCACGGCTTCCAGCCGCGCCCGTCGGACGCACGCCGGATCGGCGCGGCCACCCTGGTGGTGGCCAACGGCCTGGGCTTCGACAGCTGGATGGAGCGGCTGGCGCGCTCCGCCGGCCACCAGCGTCCGGTGCTGGTCGCCTCGCGGGGCATCCACGAGCTCAGGAACGATCACGGGTCGGCACACGACCATGACCATGGGCACAAGCACGCGCACGGGGTGGATCCGCATGCCTGGCAGGACGTGGCCAACACCATCGTCTATGTACGCAACATCGCTGAAGGGCTCTCGGCGGCCGACCCGGACGCCGCGGCCAGCTATCGCGCCAACGCCGAGCGCTATGTCGCCGAACTGCAGGCGCTCGATGCCGAGATCCGCAGCGCACTTGCCGCGCTGCCGGCCGAACGGCGCAAGCTGATCACCTCGCACGACGCCTTCGCCTACTTCGGCCGGGCCTATGACGTGCGCTTCCTCGCCGCGCAGGGCGTGGCCACCGAGGCCGAACCGAGCGCCAAGGGCATCGCCCGGCTGATCCGCCAGATCCGCGCGGAGAAAGTCCCGGCGGCCTTTCTGGAGAACGTGACGGACCAGCGCCTGGTCGAGCGCATCCGCAGCGAGAGCGGCGCCAGGCTGGGCGGCACGCTGTATTCCGACGCGCTGTCGGCCGCGGACGGCCCGGCCCCCAGCTACGTGGCGATGATGCGCCACAACCTCGCCACCCTGCTCGGCGGCCTCACGGCCGACTGA
- a CDS encoding Fur family transcriptional regulator, with translation MASSSLQPPPASGATSAAQTTIAAHGRVTRTRVAVLECLLASHQPLNHDQIAADLAASGEHHDRVTVYRALDWLVDRGIATRVPGKDRAWKFEAVRHDGHRHAHFHCDACGRVLCLETIEPAIAVALPAGYRLDQAELVLHGACPACNDGRAAR, from the coding sequence ATGGCATCAAGCAGTCTCCAGCCTCCCCCAGCATCGGGCGCCACCAGCGCGGCGCAAACGACCATCGCAGCGCACGGCCGCGTCACGCGCACCCGCGTGGCGGTGCTGGAATGCCTGCTGGCCAGCCACCAGCCGCTGAACCACGACCAGATCGCCGCCGATCTCGCCGCCAGCGGCGAGCACCACGACCGCGTCACCGTCTATCGCGCGCTCGACTGGCTGGTCGACAGGGGCATCGCGACCCGCGTGCCGGGCAAGGACCGCGCATGGAAATTCGAGGCGGTCAGGCATGACGGCCATCGCCATGCCCATTTCCATTGCGACGCCTGCGGTCGCGTACTGTGCCTCGAGACCATCGAACCCGCCATTGCCGTGGCACTGCCGGCGGGCTACCGCCTGGACCAGGCCGAACTGGTGCTGCACGGCGCCTGTCCGGCGTGCAACGACGGTCGGGCCGCGCGCTGA
- a CDS encoding metal ABC transporter permease, whose product MIDFLVMPFVDFEFMRRALAGCLALALGATPVGVFLMLRRMSLMGDAMSHAILPGAALGYLAFGLSLGAMTVGGILAGLTVVLLAGLVTRSSVLKEDASLATFYLLSLAAGVMIVSLRGNNLDLLHVLFGSVLALDDASLLLIAAIASVTVFGLALLLRPLALECFDPAFLRGVSRLSPVAHYGFLALVVFNLVAGFHALGTLMAVGIMILPAAAARLWSRRLGPLLATASTVAFASAASGLLLSFHADVPAGPAIVLMCGLAYLASLLLAPDGMLAARLPARSHLES is encoded by the coding sequence ATGATCGACTTCCTGGTCATGCCCTTTGTCGACTTCGAGTTCATGCGCCGCGCGCTCGCCGGCTGCCTGGCGCTCGCCCTCGGCGCCACGCCGGTGGGCGTGTTCCTGATGCTGCGCCGCATGAGCCTGATGGGCGACGCGATGAGTCACGCCATCCTGCCGGGCGCCGCGCTCGGCTATCTCGCCTTCGGCCTGTCGCTCGGCGCGATGACGGTGGGCGGCATCCTCGCTGGCCTCACTGTGGTGCTGCTTGCCGGCCTGGTCACGCGCAGCTCGGTGCTCAAGGAGGATGCCAGCCTCGCCACCTTCTACCTGCTGTCGCTGGCCGCCGGGGTGATGATCGTCTCGCTGCGCGGCAACAACCTCGACCTGCTGCACGTGCTGTTCGGCTCGGTGCTGGCGCTGGACGACGCCTCGCTGCTGCTGATCGCCGCGATCGCCAGCGTGACCGTGTTCGGCCTCGCCCTGCTGCTGCGCCCGCTGGCCCTCGAATGCTTCGACCCGGCCTTCCTGCGCGGGGTGAGCCGGCTGTCGCCGGTGGCGCACTATGGCTTCCTGGCGCTGGTGGTATTCAACCTGGTGGCCGGCTTCCATGCACTGGGCACGCTGATGGCGGTGGGCATCATGATCCTGCCGGCGGCGGCCGCGCGGCTGTGGAGCCGGCGCCTGGGGCCGCTGCTCGCCACCGCATCGACCGTCGCCTTCGCCAGCGCAGCCAGCGGTCTCCTGCTGTCCTTCCATGCCGACGTGCCGGCCGGCCCGGCCATCGTGCTGATGTGCGGTCTGGCCTACCTCGCCTCGCTGCTGCTCGCCCCGGACGGCATGCTCGCCGCCCGCCTGCCGGCGCGCAGCCATCTCGAATCCTGA
- the ilvD gene encoding dihydroxy-acid dehydratase, whose amino-acid sequence MPQYRSRTSTAGRNMAGARALWRATGMKDADFEKPIIAIANSFTQFVPGHVHLKDLGQLVAREIEAAGGVAKEFNTIAVDDGIAMGHGGMLYSLPSRELIADSVEYMVNAHTADALVCISNCDKITPGMLMAALRLNIPAIFVSGGPMEAGKVKWEAKVIPLDLVDAMVKAADKNCSDEEVDAIERSACPTCGSCSGMFTANSMNCLTEALGLSLPGNGTTLATHADREKLFKEAGRRIVDLAKRYYEQDDASVLPRSIASFQAFENAISLDVAMGGSTNTVLHLLAAAREGGVDFTMKDIDRISRRVPCLSKVAPAVPDVHIEDVHRAGGIMAILGELDRAGLLHRDVPTVHSKTLGEALSRWDIMQAHDKSVFDFFLAAPGGVPTQVAFSQNRRWNELDMDRVHGVIRNKANAFTADGGLAVLYGNIAEKGCIVKTAGVDESIWQFTGKARVYESQEDAVEGILGEQVQAGDVVVIRYEGPKGGPGMQEMLYPTSYLKSRGLGAQCALLTDGRFSGGTSGLSIGHASPEAAMGGAIALVEDGDTIEIDIPKRRIHLAVSDEELARRRAAMEARGAAAWKPVNRQRAVSAALQAYAALTTSADTGAVRDVSQVQR is encoded by the coding sequence ATGCCCCAGTACCGTTCCCGTACCTCCACCGCCGGCCGCAACATGGCGGGTGCGCGCGCCCTGTGGCGCGCCACCGGCATGAAGGACGCCGACTTCGAGAAGCCGATCATCGCCATCGCCAACAGCTTCACCCAGTTCGTCCCCGGCCATGTGCACCTGAAGGACCTCGGCCAGCTGGTCGCGCGCGAGATCGAGGCCGCCGGCGGCGTGGCCAAGGAATTCAACACCATCGCGGTGGACGACGGCATCGCCATGGGCCACGGCGGCATGCTCTATTCGCTGCCCAGCCGCGAGCTGATCGCCGATAGCGTCGAGTACATGGTCAATGCCCACACGGCGGATGCGCTGGTGTGCATCTCCAACTGCGACAAGATCACCCCGGGCATGCTGATGGCCGCGCTGCGCCTCAACATCCCGGCGATCTTCGTCTCCGGCGGACCGATGGAAGCCGGCAAGGTGAAGTGGGAAGCCAAGGTGATCCCGCTCGACCTGGTCGACGCCATGGTCAAGGCCGCCGACAAGAACTGCTCGGACGAGGAAGTGGACGCCATCGAGCGCTCGGCCTGTCCGACCTGCGGCTCGTGCTCGGGGATGTTCACCGCCAACTCGATGAACTGCCTGACCGAGGCGCTCGGCCTGTCGCTGCCGGGCAACGGCACCACGCTGGCCACCCACGCCGATCGCGAGAAGCTGTTCAAGGAAGCCGGCCGGCGCATCGTCGATCTGGCCAAGCGCTACTACGAGCAGGACGATGCCTCGGTGCTGCCGCGCTCGATCGCCAGCTTCCAGGCCTTCGAGAACGCCATCAGCCTGGACGTGGCGATGGGCGGCTCCACCAATACCGTGCTGCACCTGCTGGCTGCGGCGCGCGAGGGCGGTGTCGACTTCACCATGAAGGACATCGACCGCATCAGCCGCCGCGTGCCCTGCCTGTCCAAGGTCGCGCCGGCGGTGCCGGACGTGCATATCGAGGACGTCCATCGTGCCGGCGGCATCATGGCCATCCTCGGCGAACTCGACCGCGCCGGCCTGCTGCACCGCGACGTGCCCACCGTGCACAGCAAGACCCTGGGCGAGGCGCTGAGCCGCTGGGACATCATGCAGGCGCACGACAAGTCGGTGTTCGACTTCTTCCTGGCCGCGCCGGGCGGCGTGCCCACCCAGGTGGCCTTCTCGCAGAACCGCCGCTGGAACGAGCTCGACATGGACCGCGTGCACGGCGTGATCCGCAACAAGGCCAATGCCTTCACTGCCGACGGCGGCCTCGCAGTGCTCTACGGCAACATCGCCGAGAAGGGTTGCATCGTGAAGACCGCCGGGGTGGACGAGTCCATCTGGCAATTCACCGGCAAGGCGCGGGTGTACGAGAGCCAGGAAGACGCGGTCGAAGGCATCCTCGGCGAACAGGTGCAGGCCGGCGACGTGGTGGTGATCCGCTACGAAGGCCCCAAGGGCGGCCCCGGCATGCAGGAGATGCTCTACCCGACCTCCTACCTCAAGAGCCGCGGCCTGGGCGCGCAGTGCGCCCTGCTCACCGACGGGCGCTTCTCCGGCGGCACCTCCGGCCTGTCCATCGGCCATGCCTCGCCGGAAGCGGCGATGGGCGGGGCGATCGCGCTGGTCGAGGACGGCGACACCATCGAGATCGACATCCCCAAGCGCCGCATCCATCTCGCGGTGAGCGACGAGGAACTCGCCCGCCGCCGCGCGGCGATGGAAGCCAGGGGCGCCGCGGCCTGGAAGCCGGTCAACCGCCAGCGCGCGGTGTCGGCCGCGCTGCAGGCCTACGCTGCGCTCACCACCAGCGCCGACACCGGCGCGGTGCGCGACGTCAGCCAGGTGCAGCGCTAG
- the rhtB gene encoding homoserine/homoserine lactone efflux protein produces MSWSLWVAFLVAAIVIAVSPGPGAVLSMATGLRHGYLAALRSILGLELALLVQLAVVALGLGAVLATSATAFLALKIVGAAYLIWLGVQKWRARPEPLDTPAEDGAMRKRGGLVLQGLLVNLTNPKAIIFMAALVPQFIDPRAAQLPQFLIIGATMVAVDTVVMSCYAGLATRFRPLLRDPRALRLQNRVFGGLFVGAGAALAASSK; encoded by the coding sequence ATGAGCTGGAGCCTGTGGGTCGCCTTTCTGGTCGCCGCCATCGTCATCGCGGTGAGCCCCGGACCGGGCGCCGTGCTGTCCATGGCCACCGGCCTGCGCCATGGCTACCTGGCGGCGCTGCGTTCCATCCTCGGCCTGGAGCTGGCCCTGCTGGTGCAGCTGGCCGTGGTGGCGCTGGGTCTGGGGGCGGTGCTGGCGACCTCGGCGACCGCCTTCCTGGCGCTGAAGATCGTCGGTGCCGCCTATCTGATATGGCTGGGGGTGCAGAAATGGCGCGCGCGCCCCGAGCCGCTGGACACGCCCGCCGAGGATGGCGCCATGCGCAAGCGCGGCGGGCTGGTGCTGCAGGGCCTGCTGGTGAACCTGACCAACCCCAAGGCGATCATCTTCATGGCGGCGCTGGTGCCGCAGTTCATCGACCCGCGCGCGGCCCAGCTGCCGCAGTTCCTGATCATTGGCGCCACCATGGTGGCGGTCGATACCGTGGTGATGTCCTGCTACGCGGGCCTGGCCACCCGCTTCCGGCCGCTGCTGCGCGACCCGCGCGCGCTGCGCCTGCAGAACCGGGTGTTCGGCGGCCTGTTCGTCGGCGCCGGGGCGGCGCTGGCGGCCTCGTCGAAGTAA
- a CDS encoding DUF2796 domain-containing protein, which produces MRKLAAALVGLGITFTAFAQGGHEHGVARLQVAIDGGLLAVELQSPLDNLVGFEHEPSTEAQRRALADAEARLRDFGALFVLPAGAGCVLSEVELESPWHAGHDEAHDHDHDHDHDHDHEHEHEQDHEHDHDHEEAHGEMHVRYLLNCATPEALTGMTVKLAEAFPRTARIRAETATPRGQNALTLTRGKDKLPL; this is translated from the coding sequence ATGAGGAAACTGGCGGCGGCCCTGGTGGGCCTGGGCATCACCTTTACGGCCTTCGCGCAGGGTGGGCATGAGCACGGGGTCGCGCGCCTGCAGGTCGCCATCGACGGCGGGCTGCTGGCCGTCGAGTTGCAGAGCCCGCTGGACAATCTCGTCGGCTTCGAGCACGAACCGAGTACCGAGGCGCAACGTCGCGCACTCGCCGACGCGGAGGCCAGGCTGCGCGACTTCGGCGCGCTGTTCGTCCTGCCGGCCGGCGCGGGCTGCGTGCTCTCCGAGGTCGAACTGGAGTCGCCATGGCATGCCGGGCATGATGAGGCCCACGACCACGACCACGACCACGACCACGACCACGACCACGAGCACGAGCACGAACAAGATCACGAGCACGATCATGACCACGAAGAGGCTCACGGCGAAATGCATGTCCGTTACCTGCTGAACTGCGCCACCCCGGAGGCGCTGACCGGCATGACCGTCAAGCTGGCCGAGGCCTTCCCGCGCACCGCCCGCATCCGTGCCGAGACCGCCACCCCGCGCGGCCAGAATGCCCTGACGCTGACCCGCGGCAAGGACAAGCTGCCGCTGTGA
- a CDS encoding ABC transporter ATP-binding protein, producing the protein MIEVDAAAAVPAVSLEGLRFAWPAADVPCVAMERFAVAAGERVFLCGPSGSGKTTLLSLIGGVLEAQAGRVVVCGQDLGALRAGARDRFRADHIGFVFQLFNLIPYLSARDNILLPCRFSALRSRRVREAGRSPEAEAERLAAHLDLDRGLLDRPAAELSVGQQQRVAAARALIGRPPLVIADEPTSALDADRQRGFLELLLGECAAAGAALLFVSHDARLAAHFDRVVALDEINRATGGGGA; encoded by the coding sequence GTGATCGAGGTGGACGCAGCCGCGGCGGTGCCGGCAGTTTCCCTCGAAGGGTTGCGCTTCGCCTGGCCCGCAGCGGACGTGCCTTGCGTGGCCATGGAACGCTTTGCCGTGGCTGCCGGCGAGCGCGTGTTCCTGTGCGGCCCCAGCGGCAGCGGCAAGACCACCCTGCTGTCGCTGATCGGGGGCGTGCTCGAAGCGCAGGCCGGCCGGGTGGTGGTGTGCGGGCAGGACCTCGGCGCCCTGCGTGCCGGTGCGCGCGACCGCTTCCGCGCGGACCACATCGGCTTCGTGTTCCAGCTCTTCAACCTCATCCCCTACCTCTCCGCGCGCGACAACATCCTGCTGCCCTGCCGCTTCTCGGCGCTGCGCAGCCGGCGGGTGCGCGAGGCGGGCCGCAGTCCGGAGGCGGAAGCCGAGCGGCTCGCCGCGCACCTGGACCTCGATCGCGGGCTGCTCGACCGGCCGGCCGCCGAACTGTCGGTGGGCCAGCAGCAGCGCGTGGCCGCCGCGCGCGCGCTGATCGGCCGGCCGCCGCTGGTGATCGCCGACGAGCCGACCTCGGCGCTGGATGCCGACCGCCAGCGCGGCTTCCTCGAACTGCTGCTGGGCGAATGCGCGGCGGCCGGCGCGGCGCTGCTCTTCGTCAGCCACGACGCGCGGCTGGCCGCGCACTTCGACCGGGTGGTGGCGCTGGACGAGATCAATCGTGCCACCGGGGGAGGTGGGGCATGA